A genomic window from Luteolibacter sp. LG18 includes:
- a CDS encoding arylsulfatase, with the protein MKLLPLFTALGLLQSASAAPSKPNVVFIYADDLGYGDIGCNGAKNVPTPNVDKLSSEGINFSDGHAASSTCTPSRFAILTGQYPHRQKGTGILPGDAEMIIKPGTTTLPAIFKKAGYATGAVGKWHLGLGSGEVDWNGEIKPSPNDIGFDESFIMAATGDRVPTVYIRNHRVENLDPADPIEVNYKKPFPGLPDGKKDRATLKMDWSAGHNMAVINGVGRIGYMKGGTKAIWKDDQMSQDFTREALGFIERHKDQPFFLYFATHNIHVPRVPNAMFLDKGSMGLRGASIAEFDWQVGQVMQTLDKLGLAENTMVIVSSDNGPVVDDGYKDGAQEKLGDHKPAGPYNGGKYSLFEGGTRVPFIVRWKGKVKPGTSTAIVSQIDFASSFAAMTGVPLANGEAPDSLDVLPALLGESQQGRAWLIEDSIPGNRLALREGDWKLLEAGGRFPLQLFNLKDDIGEKHNLAADKPEIVERLGKRLGELRHAAATRPQS; encoded by the coding sequence ATGAAGTTGTTACCCCTGTTCACCGCGCTCGGTTTGCTCCAGTCCGCCTCCGCCGCTCCCTCGAAACCCAACGTCGTTTTCATCTACGCCGATGACCTCGGCTACGGCGACATCGGCTGCAACGGGGCGAAAAACGTCCCCACCCCGAACGTCGACAAGCTCTCGTCCGAAGGCATCAACTTCAGCGACGGCCACGCCGCCTCGTCCACCTGCACGCCCTCGCGCTTCGCCATTCTCACCGGCCAGTATCCCCACCGCCAGAAGGGCACCGGTATCCTGCCCGGCGACGCCGAAATGATCATCAAACCGGGCACCACCACCCTGCCCGCCATCTTCAAGAAGGCCGGCTATGCCACCGGCGCGGTCGGCAAGTGGCACCTCGGTCTCGGCTCCGGCGAGGTCGATTGGAACGGCGAGATCAAGCCCAGCCCGAACGACATCGGCTTCGACGAATCCTTCATCATGGCCGCCACCGGCGACCGCGTCCCCACCGTCTACATCCGCAACCACCGGGTGGAGAACCTCGATCCCGCCGACCCCATCGAGGTGAACTACAAGAAACCCTTCCCCGGCCTGCCCGATGGCAAGAAGGACCGCGCCACCCTCAAGATGGACTGGAGCGCCGGCCACAACATGGCCGTTATCAACGGCGTCGGCCGCATCGGCTACATGAAGGGCGGCACCAAGGCGATCTGGAAGGACGACCAGATGTCCCAGGACTTCACCCGCGAGGCCCTCGGCTTCATCGAGCGCCACAAGGACCAGCCCTTCTTCCTCTACTTCGCCACCCACAACATCCACGTCCCGCGCGTGCCGAACGCCATGTTCCTCGACAAGGGCAGCATGGGCCTGCGCGGTGCCTCCATCGCCGAGTTCGATTGGCAGGTCGGCCAGGTCATGCAGACGCTCGACAAGCTCGGCCTCGCCGAAAACACGATGGTCATCGTCAGCAGCGACAACGGCCCGGTGGTCGACGATGGCTACAAGGACGGGGCCCAGGAAAAGCTCGGCGACCACAAGCCCGCCGGCCCCTACAACGGCGGCAAATACAGCCTCTTCGAAGGCGGCACCCGCGTGCCCTTCATCGTCCGTTGGAAGGGCAAGGTGAAGCCTGGTACCAGCACCGCCATCGTCAGCCAGATCGACTTCGCCTCCAGCTTCGCCGCCATGACCGGTGTCCCGCTCGCTAACGGAGAGGCCCCGGACAGCCTCGATGTCCTGCCCGCGCTATTGGGCGAATCCCAGCAAGGCCGCGCGTGGCTCATCGAGGACAGCATCCCCGGCAACCGCCTCGCCCTCCGCGAAGGCGATTGGAAGCTCCTCGAAGCCGGCGGGCGGTTCCCGCTCCAGCTTTTCAACCTCAAGGACGACATCGGCGAGAAGCACAACCTCGCTGCGGACAAGCCAGAGATCGTCGAGCGCCTCGGCAAGCGCCTGGGAGAACTCCGTCATGCCGCCGCCACCCGTCCCCAGTCCTGA
- a CDS encoding substrate-binding domain-containing protein yields the protein MAAARIPTVMLALPLFYGQARRIREGVMAHVDRHGGWRLVECDLDQAATRPEVLTGVDAVITWTAGHTSWLKDLDERGLPVVNCMDDPPPSPGISRVATDWPSLARLVVAHFRELGLNHIAYLERRIAKGSARHHRLKELRAITHEAGIACHGHELQAHAWPGTAPAADEHEVAALLRALPKPCGVLCEDDPAAVRVLEIAAANGLRVPADLAVVGQGNRLIGRTGQPALTTVVPPGEEIGRQAAGVIAGRMAGTLPPGGLWLLPCTDLLVRGSTRTVESDPALDRAWRLFERQALGGVTVQELAAAAGVSTKTLVKRFESRFGIDPAAEIRRRRCEEAKRLLVETEVPVAEIGRKCGFPSPSNFFNFFRRNTGVSPTDFRRNFAR from the coding sequence ATGGCTGCCGCCAGGATTCCCACCGTGATGCTCGCGCTGCCGTTGTTCTACGGGCAGGCGCGGCGTATCCGGGAGGGCGTGATGGCGCATGTGGACCGGCATGGCGGCTGGCGGCTGGTGGAGTGCGATCTCGATCAGGCGGCCACCCGGCCGGAAGTGCTCACCGGCGTGGACGCCGTGATCACCTGGACCGCCGGGCATACCAGTTGGCTGAAGGATTTGGACGAGCGCGGGCTGCCGGTGGTGAACTGCATGGACGATCCGCCGCCCTCCCCGGGCATCTCGCGGGTGGCCACGGACTGGCCGTCGCTGGCGCGGCTGGTAGTGGCTCATTTCCGCGAGCTCGGGTTGAACCACATCGCCTACCTCGAGCGCCGGATTGCCAAAGGTTCCGCCCGCCATCACCGGTTGAAGGAACTGCGGGCGATCACCCATGAGGCGGGCATCGCCTGCCATGGCCACGAGCTACAGGCCCACGCGTGGCCGGGCACCGCACCGGCGGCCGATGAGCACGAGGTGGCGGCGCTTCTCCGCGCCCTCCCGAAACCCTGCGGGGTGCTATGCGAGGATGATCCGGCGGCGGTGCGGGTCCTGGAAATCGCGGCGGCAAACGGCCTGCGGGTGCCCGCGGATCTGGCGGTGGTAGGACAGGGCAACCGCCTGATCGGACGCACCGGCCAACCCGCGCTCACCACCGTGGTGCCGCCGGGCGAGGAAATCGGGCGGCAGGCTGCCGGGGTGATTGCGGGCCGGATGGCCGGAACCCTGCCGCCGGGAGGCCTGTGGCTGCTGCCCTGCACCGACCTGCTGGTGCGCGGCAGCACGCGAACAGTGGAATCCGATCCGGCGCTCGACCGGGCGTGGCGCTTGTTCGAACGTCAGGCCTTGGGAGGCGTCACGGTGCAGGAGCTGGCCGCCGCGGCCGGGGTTTCCACGAAGACACTGGTGAAGCGGTTCGAGAGCCGCTTCGGCATCGATCCCGCGGCGGAGATCCGTCGGCGGCGCTGCGAGGAGGCCAAGCGGCTGCTGGTGGAAACCGAGGTGCCGGTGGCGGAGATCGGGAGGAAATGCGGGTTCCCCTCCCCTTCCAACTTCTTCAATTTCTTCCGCCGGAACACCGGGGTCAGCCCAACGGATTTCCGCAGAAATTTTGCACGCTGA